A genomic window from Halogeometricum borinquense DSM 11551 includes:
- a CDS encoding phosphoribosyltransferase gives MGDLPDEFNCTITNWEYIYGRCRDVSDQVKGAEFDPDVVVALARGGWFAGRCICDFLGLDDLTSLKMEHYVGTAQKSGEPEVRYPMPEGSVEGKDVLIIDDIADTGGSIERAYEYVTERDAGEVRTATLQLLQTSEFEPDFVGERLEEWTWVVYPWNFIEDMIDLTTGVMEKADQATFDVEDIRHYLAEFHNVDRIEMEIAQPNRMSEVMSEMERRGFVETTGDGEWRLVENEGVGA, from the coding sequence ATGGGCGACCTCCCCGACGAGTTTAACTGTACCATCACGAACTGGGAGTACATCTACGGGCGGTGCCGCGACGTGAGTGATCAGGTGAAAGGCGCCGAGTTCGACCCCGATGTGGTCGTCGCCCTCGCGCGCGGCGGTTGGTTTGCCGGGCGGTGCATCTGTGACTTCCTCGGGTTAGACGACCTGACGAGTCTGAAGATGGAACACTACGTGGGAACGGCACAGAAGTCCGGCGAACCCGAAGTTCGCTACCCGATGCCCGAAGGAAGCGTCGAAGGCAAAGACGTACTCATTATCGACGACATCGCCGACACGGGTGGCTCTATCGAACGTGCGTACGAGTACGTGACCGAACGCGACGCGGGCGAAGTCAGAACCGCGACACTCCAACTGTTGCAGACGAGCGAGTTCGAACCGGACTTCGTCGGTGAGCGACTCGAAGAGTGGACGTGGGTCGTCTACCCGTGGAACTTCATCGAAGACATGATTGACCTCACGACGGGCGTCATGGAGAAAGCCGACCAAGCGACGTTCGACGTTGAGGACATCCGTCACTACCTCGCGGAGTTCCACAACGTGGACCGTATCGAGATGGAGATTGCCCAACCGAACCGGATGTCCGAAGTGATGTCGGAGATGGAACGGCGCGGCTTCGTCGAGACGACAGGAGACGGCGAGTGGCGTCTCGTCGAAAACGAAGGCGTCGGCGCGTAA
- a CDS encoding DUF7344 domain-containing protein, translating to MTRDSDVDGRFVAFADVVRRRLLYYLCSSSSDANEIAFETLVSRLADDDTFGSHTRAQMRLNLVHVHLPKLEQANLIEHDDGTVRLVVAPDVVTRSLELAHRFDSI from the coding sequence GTGACGCGAGACTCCGACGTGGACGGCCGCTTTGTCGCGTTCGCCGACGTCGTACGGCGTCGCCTCCTCTACTATCTGTGCTCTTCTTCATCCGACGCTAACGAGATTGCGTTCGAGACGCTCGTTTCGAGACTCGCAGACGACGATACGTTCGGGAGTCACACGCGCGCACAGATGCGACTGAATCTGGTCCACGTTCACCTCCCGAAACTCGAACAGGCGAATCTTATCGAACACGACGACGGCACGGTTCGACTCGTCGTCGCGCCCGATGTCGTCACCCGTAGTCTCGAACTCGCACACCGATTCGACTCGATCTGA
- a CDS encoding DUF7563 family protein: protein MYTCNNCGEFVTRDFVRVFGDSDDEVFGCPSCMNMREVMNGGASRPGVATE, encoded by the coding sequence ATGTACACATGCAACAACTGTGGTGAGTTCGTAACCCGCGATTTCGTGCGCGTCTTCGGCGATAGCGACGACGAAGTGTTCGGTTGTCCCTCGTGCATGAACATGCGCGAAGTAATGAACGGCGGTGCGTCACGGCCCGGCGTCGCTACGGAATAA
- a CDS encoding PhzF family phenazine biosynthesis protein: MQTRRTLLVDAFATEPLSGNAAGVVPDGDLTESQMQSVASELAVSETAFVQSSGSADRRLRFFTPTREIDLCGHATIATHAHLYRDGVIDAGTHTVETNVGVLDVEVEADGIVWMTQESPTVESVDLDYARLGEALGIDPAAFRDVGEAVPPAVASTGLPFLVVPVNFLEHLGNADPDFTAVEKLTDEYDVAGLYVFTFDALEADTTLHARMFAPGIGIPEDPVTGTASGACGAYLRHVDAFDGELPEKMVFEQGHFLDRPGRVHVRVGTEVRVGGFAVTALDGSLSVPPAPDDDILEA, encoded by the coding sequence ATGCAAACCCGCCGTACGCTCCTCGTCGACGCGTTTGCGACGGAACCGCTCTCGGGTAACGCCGCCGGAGTCGTCCCCGACGGTGATCTGACCGAGTCGCAGATGCAGAGCGTCGCCAGTGAACTCGCTGTTAGCGAAACGGCGTTCGTCCAATCGTCGGGGAGCGCAGACCGGCGTCTCCGATTCTTTACGCCGACCCGCGAAATTGACCTCTGCGGGCACGCCACCATCGCCACGCACGCTCATCTCTACCGGGACGGCGTCATCGATGCGGGAACCCACACCGTCGAGACGAACGTCGGCGTCCTCGATGTCGAAGTCGAAGCCGACGGAATCGTCTGGATGACACAGGAGTCCCCCACCGTCGAATCCGTCGATCTCGATTACGCCCGACTCGGCGAAGCCCTCGGTATCGACCCCGCGGCGTTCCGCGATGTCGGCGAGGCAGTTCCGCCCGCGGTCGCTTCCACTGGTCTTCCGTTCCTCGTCGTCCCCGTGAACTTCCTCGAACATCTCGGCAACGCTGATCCGGACTTCACTGCTGTCGAGAAACTCACCGACGAGTACGACGTTGCCGGACTGTACGTCTTCACGTTCGACGCGCTTGAGGCCGACACGACGCTTCACGCGCGAATGTTTGCACCCGGCATCGGCATCCCGGAAGATCCAGTAACTGGAACGGCCAGCGGTGCCTGCGGTGCGTATCTTCGGCACGTTGATGCGTTCGACGGTGAACTTCCCGAGAAGATGGTGTTCGAGCAAGGACACTTTCTCGACCGGCCGGGAAGAGTTCACGTTCGCGTCGGTACCGAGGTTCGAGTTGGCGGGTTTGCGGTCACTGCGCTCGATGGATCGCTCTCGGTCCCACCTGCCCCGGATGATGACATCCTAGAGGCCTGA
- a CDS encoding segregation/condensation protein A encodes MTEGAPVREAVMPDSVDVPEDDDDEVEPVELLVQLAEDGEIDPWDIDVVEVTDAFLERLDTADLRTSGRALFYASVLLRMKSDALLEPDAAEEEPELEPWEAALEGGGEMADGEADGAPGFDPVDALEAEMDRRLERKHARGNPETLDELVRELREAERESWWKRRREYDTSDSPRGYRRGTQTLDYRSADDFRDNDEPTAADVTGTTHTEDIESSIETVESELRSQYENGRDEVLYAEIRSVAATPVTTYLSLLFLSHRGVVRLQQDDLFGDLWVQNPEAVELDEGGDSDDGDSEAADTGEDDAVEAIAD; translated from the coding sequence ATGACTGAGGGAGCGCCAGTCCGCGAGGCGGTGATGCCCGATTCGGTTGATGTGCCCGAGGACGACGACGACGAGGTCGAACCCGTCGAACTCCTCGTGCAACTCGCAGAGGACGGCGAGATCGATCCGTGGGACATCGACGTGGTCGAGGTGACCGACGCGTTCCTCGAACGACTCGATACGGCTGACCTACGCACGTCAGGACGGGCGCTGTTCTACGCCTCGGTTCTCCTGCGGATGAAATCCGACGCGCTGTTGGAACCGGATGCAGCAGAGGAGGAACCGGAACTCGAACCGTGGGAGGCGGCCCTCGAAGGCGGCGGCGAAATGGCCGACGGCGAGGCGGACGGCGCGCCCGGCTTCGACCCGGTTGACGCGCTCGAAGCCGAGATGGACCGTCGTCTGGAACGGAAGCACGCCCGCGGGAATCCGGAGACGCTGGACGAACTCGTCCGCGAACTCCGCGAGGCCGAGCGCGAGTCGTGGTGGAAGCGTCGCCGCGAGTACGACACCTCCGACTCGCCGCGAGGCTACCGGCGCGGGACGCAGACGCTCGATTACCGGTCGGCGGACGACTTCCGGGATAACGACGAACCGACGGCCGCGGACGTGACGGGGACGACGCACACGGAAGATATCGAGTCGTCTATCGAAACCGTCGAGTCGGAACTCAGATCCCAGTACGAGAACGGCCGCGACGAGGTTCTGTACGCCGAAATCCGGTCTGTCGCAGCGACGCCGGTGACGACGTATCTCTCACTTCTGTTCCTCTCGCACCGCGGCGTCGTCCGCCTCCAACAGGACGACCTGTTCGGCGACCTCTGGGTGCAGAACCCCGAGGCGGTCGAATTAGACGAGGGTGGTGACTCCGACGACGGGGATTCGGAGGCGGCCGATACCGGGGAAGACGACGCCGTCGAGGCCATCGCCGACTGA
- the mtnP gene encoding S-methyl-5'-thioadenosine phosphorylase — translation MTIGFIGGSGIYDALPLQDTRTVEVETPYGNPSAPPTVGEFGDTGREVVFVPRHGPDHQRSPTAIPYCANIFALKELGVTHVLASNAVGSLREELPPQTLVIPDQIFDRTKHRDSTFFDEDIVVHQPFAEPYCTELNEILTEAAEEATDAKVVRGGTYVCIEGPQYSTRAESEFYREQGWDIIGMTTIPEAKLAREAEMAYATVTGVTDYDVWKEDSEVTLEEVLKNAEKNETAIKETVEAAIEAIPEDHDCSCHSALDGTINTPDDAIPEDVKSDLEPLIGRYVE, via the coding sequence ATGACCATCGGATTCATCGGTGGCAGCGGCATCTACGACGCCCTGCCGCTACAGGACACGCGCACCGTCGAAGTCGAAACACCGTACGGAAACCCGTCAGCACCACCGACAGTCGGGGAGTTCGGAGATACCGGTCGGGAAGTTGTCTTCGTCCCGCGTCACGGACCCGACCACCAGCGCTCACCGACGGCAATACCGTACTGTGCGAACATCTTTGCGCTGAAAGAACTGGGCGTCACGCACGTCCTCGCCTCCAACGCCGTCGGCAGTCTACGCGAGGAGTTACCGCCACAGACGCTGGTGATTCCGGACCAGATTTTCGACCGGACGAAACACCGCGATTCGACGTTCTTCGACGAGGACATCGTCGTTCATCAACCGTTCGCCGAACCCTACTGTACCGAACTGAACGAGATTCTCACGGAGGCCGCCGAGGAAGCGACGGACGCGAAAGTTGTCCGCGGCGGAACGTACGTCTGCATCGAGGGACCGCAGTACTCGACGCGTGCGGAGAGTGAGTTCTACCGCGAACAGGGCTGGGACATCATCGGCATGACAACGATACCCGAAGCGAAACTCGCCCGCGAAGCCGAGATGGCGTACGCGACGGTCACGGGCGTGACCGACTACGACGTGTGGAAAGAAGACAGCGAAGTCACCCTCGAAGAGGTGCTGAAGAACGCCGAGAAGAACGAGACGGCCATCAAAGAGACGGTGGAGGCCGCAATCGAGGCCATCCCTGAAGATCACGACTGTTCCTGTCACTCGGCACTGGATGGAACGATTAACACGCCCGACGACGCCATCCCCGAGGACGTAAAATCCGATCTCGAACCGCTCATCGGCCGGTACGTCGAGTAA
- a CDS encoding ABC transporter substrate-binding protein gives MAKTPTRRMYLKRTGALIGAGVVAGCSGDGDSSAATTESTEAHPETTTETETTPEESETAASPYTVSMKPMGEVTLDAVPENVFTVYPQYADMAVALGHGDALNSVYVPEMSGTTMNQYYHHLDGVSFEWQNLTDPLSDGLHKEQLLELDSDVHLADPAWVSTQDTWDAGDVAEIESQVAPWFGNFYSGTHAEAPDGYDDYGYYTLWELFGHVADVFQERTRYEALNEVHQNLVSTIRSNLPPKEDRPSVIRATFSESNEIFWTYHLNEPGYWLADTRPLGANDAFAEQDWGGLWGSVDFEAVAEADPDVILHLWGMTPNYQMSDVRAALDSHPVGSELTAVQEDRVYPAGMRYQGPIMNLFQLEMGAKQLYPDVFGEWPEYTDGEPYPEIPEEEQLFDRTKVAAAVNGEL, from the coding sequence ATGGCCAAAACACCCACGCGGAGGATGTACCTCAAGCGAACCGGCGCGCTGATCGGTGCAGGAGTAGTCGCCGGTTGCTCGGGCGACGGCGACAGTTCAGCGGCGACGACGGAATCGACCGAGGCGCATCCGGAGACGACAACCGAAACGGAAACGACGCCGGAAGAATCGGAGACAGCCGCCTCGCCGTACACGGTCTCTATGAAACCGATGGGTGAGGTGACGCTCGATGCCGTCCCCGAGAACGTCTTCACTGTCTACCCGCAGTACGCCGACATGGCTGTCGCACTCGGACACGGCGACGCTCTCAACTCCGTCTACGTGCCGGAGATGTCCGGTACGACGATGAACCAGTACTATCACCATCTCGACGGCGTCTCCTTCGAGTGGCAGAACCTCACTGATCCCTTGTCCGACGGCCTGCACAAAGAGCAACTGCTCGAACTCGACAGCGACGTTCACCTTGCCGACCCCGCGTGGGTTTCCACACAGGATACCTGGGACGCCGGCGACGTGGCCGAAATCGAATCACAGGTCGCGCCGTGGTTTGGCAACTTCTACAGCGGAACGCACGCTGAGGCGCCCGACGGATACGACGACTACGGCTACTACACGCTCTGGGAACTGTTCGGCCACGTCGCCGACGTATTCCAAGAACGGACACGCTACGAAGCCCTGAACGAGGTCCATCAGAACCTCGTCTCCACGATTCGGTCGAACCTTCCACCGAAGGAGGACCGGCCAAGCGTTATCCGTGCGACGTTCTCCGAGAGCAACGAAATATTCTGGACGTACCACCTCAACGAACCGGGGTACTGGCTGGCCGACACCCGTCCGCTGGGCGCGAACGACGCGTTTGCCGAGCAAGACTGGGGCGGCCTCTGGGGAAGCGTGGACTTCGAGGCGGTGGCCGAAGCCGACCCCGACGTGATTCTCCATCTGTGGGGCATGACGCCCAACTACCAGATGTCGGATGTCCGTGCCGCCTTGGACTCCCACCCTGTCGGAAGCGAACTAACGGCCGTACAGGAGGACCGCGTCTATCCCGCGGGGATGCGCTATCAAGGTCCCATCATGAACCTGTTCCAGTTGGAGATGGGCGCAAAACAGCTCTATCCCGACGTGTTCGGGGAGTGGCCCGAGTACACGGACGGCGAGCCGTACCCGGAAATTCCGGAAGAAGAACAGTTGTTCGACCGGACGAAAGTCGCCGCCGCAGTCAACGGCGAACTCTAA
- a CDS encoding AEC family transporter — protein sequence MESLFSIFATAILPILVVGAVGFVLGRAKDIDTDPLNTVVVYILAPALVFHSLATTTLAESTLVQVAGAVTVYHLVMIVVAEGVGRAFSERDPLLSALVLVSAFPNSGNYGVPVSNFAFGETGRATAVLFLSVQGVLIYTVGVYIASRGGGASGLAGLKEVFRIPLVYAVIAALLARGLGIVPPADATSMATLKLVGDASIPVMLIILGIQLARTDVGATLRTVGVVTTLKMIVAPVIGVGVALVVGFSDPAVAKTFVLESAMPAAVTPLILVAEFAEGKVAGVPVAEFVSTAVFVTTLVSIPILTAVIAILESGLLF from the coding sequence GTGGAATCGCTATTCTCGATCTTCGCAACCGCTATCCTGCCGATACTCGTCGTCGGGGCCGTCGGGTTCGTTCTCGGTCGCGCCAAAGATATCGATACCGACCCACTGAACACCGTCGTCGTCTATATCCTCGCGCCCGCACTCGTCTTTCACAGTCTCGCCACGACAACGTTGGCTGAATCGACCTTAGTTCAAGTTGCCGGTGCAGTCACCGTCTACCACCTCGTGATGATTGTCGTCGCAGAGGGGGTTGGCCGCGCCTTCAGCGAGCGCGACCCGCTGTTGAGCGCGCTCGTTCTCGTCTCGGCGTTCCCGAACTCGGGAAACTACGGCGTCCCGGTTTCGAACTTCGCCTTCGGAGAAACCGGACGCGCGACGGCCGTCCTCTTTCTGTCAGTGCAGGGCGTCCTTATCTACACGGTAGGCGTCTACATCGCCTCACGCGGCGGCGGCGCGAGCGGTCTCGCCGGCTTGAAGGAGGTGTTCCGAATCCCGCTCGTCTACGCCGTCATCGCTGCCCTCCTCGCACGGGGACTGGGCATCGTTCCGCCCGCCGACGCAACGTCGATGGCGACGCTCAAACTGGTCGGAGACGCCTCGATTCCGGTGATGCTCATCATTCTCGGCATCCAACTCGCCCGAACCGACGTGGGTGCGACGCTGCGGACCGTCGGCGTCGTGACGACGCTGAAGATGATCGTCGCACCCGTCATCGGCGTCGGCGTCGCCCTCGTCGTTGGATTTTCCGACCCCGCCGTCGCCAAGACGTTCGTCCTCGAATCGGCGATGCCCGCGGCGGTCACCCCACTGATTCTCGTGGCCGAGTTCGCCGAAGGGAAAGTAGCCGGAGTCCCGGTCGCAGAGTTCGTCTCGACAGCCGTCTTCGTCACGACGCTGGTTAGTATTCCCATTCTCACGGCAGTCATCGCCATCTTGGAGTCCGGATTGCTGTTCTGA
- a CDS encoding HD domain-containing protein, with protein sequence MTGPNSNADPEPDRIDALFDAYALKDERRTGWQLREVSDPESVASHSWGVAYLCLCFADDVPDVDPDEALRLAVLHDVAEARTGDKPTRADPDAETVDPDEKEQRERAAVSELLAPFDAHLRDDWEAYESRGTPTAQFVKDMDLVDMCLQAVIYEREARYDPDTDNPNFEAYGRLDEFFATAEPRLRTDLGRRLFEALQRRYETAKRERDDASE encoded by the coding sequence GTGACCGGCCCGAACTCGAACGCCGACCCTGAACCCGACCGGATTGACGCCCTCTTCGACGCCTACGCGCTGAAGGACGAGCGCCGAACCGGGTGGCAACTCCGCGAGGTGTCCGACCCAGAATCCGTCGCGTCCCACTCGTGGGGTGTCGCGTATCTCTGCCTCTGTTTCGCGGACGACGTGCCGGACGTTGACCCCGACGAAGCACTCCGTCTCGCTGTCCTCCACGACGTGGCGGAGGCACGAACGGGGGACAAACCAACTCGGGCAGACCCCGACGCCGAGACAGTGGACCCCGACGAGAAAGAGCAACGCGAGCGCGCCGCCGTCTCCGAACTCCTCGCGCCGTTCGATGCCCACCTGCGAGACGACTGGGAAGCATACGAGTCGCGGGGCACGCCCACCGCACAGTTCGTGAAGGACATGGACCTCGTGGACATGTGCCTACAGGCGGTGATTTACGAGCGGGAAGCGCGATACGATCCCGACACAGACAACCCGAATTTCGAGGCGTACGGGCGTCTCGACGAATTCTTTGCGACCGCCGAACCGCGCCTCCGGACCGACCTGGGGCGAAGACTCTTCGAGGCCCTGCAACGCCGATACGAGACGGCAAAGCGGGAACGCGACGACGCATCGGAGTGA
- a CDS encoding proteasome assembly chaperone family protein, translating into MEDIEVETLADPDLRDPVLVEGLPGVGHVGKLAVEHLLEELDSEPVRYIYADEFPPQVTLNDDSVAQLARAEFHAVDAGDRDLLVLTGDHQAQTNSGHYHLTDAFLDIAEEFGVEEGYALGGVPTGELVDEPSVLGAVTDEDDVERLEAVDVEFREDEPAGGIVGVSGLLLGLGERRGLSVACLMGETSGYLVDPQSAQVVLEVLQDVIDFEVGFESLEERAEEMKEVVGKIQEMQSQQQGMNDDDLRYIG; encoded by the coding sequence ATGGAAGACATCGAAGTGGAGACACTCGCGGACCCAGACCTTCGTGATCCGGTCCTCGTTGAGGGCCTGCCGGGCGTCGGCCACGTCGGTAAACTCGCCGTCGAACATCTCCTCGAAGAGCTTGACAGCGAACCCGTCAGATACATTTACGCTGACGAATTCCCACCGCAAGTGACGCTGAACGACGACAGCGTCGCCCAGTTGGCTCGTGCGGAGTTCCACGCTGTTGACGCGGGCGACCGCGACTTGCTCGTCCTCACTGGCGATCATCAGGCACAGACGAACAGCGGTCACTACCACCTCACGGACGCGTTCCTCGATATCGCCGAGGAGTTCGGCGTCGAAGAGGGGTACGCGCTCGGTGGCGTCCCAACTGGTGAACTCGTAGACGAACCGTCCGTTCTCGGTGCCGTCACCGACGAAGACGACGTCGAACGGCTCGAAGCCGTCGATGTGGAGTTCCGCGAAGACGAACCCGCGGGCGGCATCGTCGGCGTCAGCGGCCTGCTCCTCGGACTCGGTGAACGGCGCGGCCTTTCGGTGGCGTGTCTGATGGGCGAGACGAGCGGATACCTGGTTGATCCTCAGAGCGCACAGGTCGTTCTCGAAGTGTTGCAGGACGTAATCGACTTCGAGGTCGGCTTCGAGTCCTTAGAGGAACGAGCCGAGGAGATGAAAGAAGTCGTCGGCAAGATTCAGGAGATGCAGAGCCAACAGCAGGGAATGAACGACGACGACCTGCGGTACATCGGATAG